One window from the genome of Pseudomonas leptonychotis encodes:
- a CDS encoding universal stress protein has translation MTQVMACIDGSQSTRAVCDYAAWASQRLSAPLTLLHVLDEVQYPTRSDLSGAIGLGSREHLLEELASLDQQRHKLAMEQGRLMLEAARERVQADGVEPAQLRQRHGDLVNCLGELEDDIRLLVIGRQGASSDSLNQPLGGHLENVIRTLHRPILVSCGAFKAPQSYMLAYDGSATARKSLEMIAASPLLKGLPCHLLMIGADTSDAREQLKAAARVIEGSASEVHTVIRAGEVEPTLHAYQLEQGIDLLAMGAYGHSRIRQFLLGSTTTTLLRTSPSALLILR, from the coding sequence ATGACCCAAGTAATGGCGTGTATTGATGGCTCGCAATCCACTCGCGCAGTTTGCGACTATGCCGCGTGGGCCAGCCAGCGCCTGAGCGCACCGCTGACCCTGCTGCATGTATTGGATGAAGTGCAGTACCCAACCCGCAGCGACCTGTCCGGCGCTATCGGTTTGGGCAGCCGCGAGCATTTGCTCGAAGAGCTGGCCAGCCTGGATCAGCAACGCCATAAACTGGCCATGGAACAAGGTCGGCTGATGCTCGAAGCGGCCCGCGAAAGGGTGCAAGCCGATGGTGTGGAGCCTGCTCAGCTGCGCCAGCGCCATGGCGACCTGGTGAACTGCCTGGGTGAGCTGGAAGATGATATCCGCCTGCTGGTTATCGGTCGTCAAGGCGCGTCCAGCGACAGCCTTAACCAACCGCTAGGTGGTCACTTAGAGAACGTCATCCGCACCCTGCACCGGCCGATCTTGGTCAGCTGCGGTGCATTCAAAGCGCCGCAAAGCTACATGCTGGCCTATGACGGCAGCGCCACCGCGCGTAAAAGCCTGGAGATGATCGCGGCCAGCCCGCTGCTCAAAGGCCTGCCGTGTCATCTGCTGATGATCGGTGCCGACACCAGCGATGCCAGGGAACAACTGAAAGCCGCTGCACGGGTAATAGAAGGCTCAGCCAGCGAAGTGCACACTGTCATTCGCGCCGGTGAAGTAGAGCCCACCCTGCACGCCTATCAACTGGAGCAAGGCATCGATCTGCTGGCCATGGGGGCTTACGGCCACTCGCGGATTCGTCAGTTTTTGCTCGGCAGTACCACCACCACCCTGCTGCGCACCAGCCCATCAGCGCTGCTGATTCTGCGTTGA